In Streptantibioticus cattleyicolor NRRL 8057 = DSM 46488, a genomic segment contains:
- a CDS encoding BTAD domain-containing putative transcriptional regulator, whose translation MRALLAALALRPGRFVPVESLVSDVWGDTDPPADAVGALQALVGRLRRTLGRDAVRSGPAGYALDATPDDVDLHVFERLARAAGQALDAGDAPTAARTAERALALWRGPALADLPDRSAAARVEALRLTVAHRRNDAWLALGRAADVVPYAEELVAAHPLNETFRAQLIRALRDAGRPADALAGYEDARRTLSERLGADPGPELLGLHAELLAGAPAPPPPAVAPEPPGATNLRPRLTSFVGRQDDLRAIRAALAGHRLVTLTGTGGAGKTRLAERTGSALLDAYPDGVWVAELAPVEEPGGVPRAVLNALGRSDTTVFPAAGREPADPTARLLEHCAHRRTLLVLDNCEHLIGAAAELAEALLTRCPGVTVLATSREPLGVPGEVVCPVGPLPHPVAIRLFAERAEAVRPGFAADPDADPDGDPDADPDADADREAVDEICRRLDGLPLAIELAAARLRILTPRQIADRLDDRFRLLTGGSRTVLPRQQTLRAVVDWSWELLTRRERTVLRRLAVFSGGCTLAAAEAVCADGEEVTGAEVLDLIGSLVDKSLVVADPLPDGTRFRLLETIEEYAAERAAEHPADRQATAARHTACYRALVESTAPRLRTADQLARLDTLETEMDNVRAALGRAVSAGDEATALAFTGSLGWFWWLRDYREESVTWLTRVAALAEVPEDEDDPMFWPRTDLRLTLFLLASDRGHVPGMSDEEAHEAARRFQAVYGRPGPQAARFPGLLWPFAVLHIDDRHDMGDLIGDVVANCRAYGGDWELACALVFRTHVTADSPGGLTGAAADWAELDRLTARVGDRWLRAQVHGAGADVALHRGEYATARTEYEAALRLCAELGAHGEVASLTARMGELSTRQGDDATATELLDRAEQAVERYGIGDSRTYIRCVRSGIALRAGDVAGARALCDLAREDAGRGTPPALLTAVLRGIEAEILVAEERPAEALRAVGEAVRTVAPGHCPDTVLAWLAEGGAGALLALGRPGPAARLLGAADTLRGELPRSVPEERSVARTRRGARAALGEPAYAEAHAGGVPLDMAGVAETLRREAGSAAVDA comes from the coding sequence TTGCGGGCGCTGCTCGCTGCGCTCGCGTTGCGCCCGGGACGCTTCGTCCCCGTCGAGTCCCTCGTCTCGGACGTATGGGGCGACACCGACCCCCCGGCCGACGCGGTCGGCGCCCTCCAGGCACTCGTCGGCCGGCTACGCCGGACCCTCGGGCGCGACGCGGTGCGTTCCGGCCCCGCCGGATACGCCCTCGACGCCACCCCGGACGACGTCGACCTGCACGTCTTCGAGCGCCTGGCGCGCGCCGCCGGCCAGGCGCTGGACGCCGGCGACGCGCCGACCGCGGCCCGTACCGCGGAACGGGCGCTCGCCCTGTGGCGCGGTCCCGCCCTCGCCGACCTGCCCGACCGCTCCGCCGCCGCCCGCGTCGAGGCGCTGCGGCTGACCGTCGCGCACCGCCGCAACGACGCCTGGCTCGCCCTCGGCCGCGCCGCCGACGTCGTCCCGTACGCCGAGGAACTCGTCGCCGCGCATCCGCTCAACGAGACGTTCCGCGCGCAGCTCATCCGCGCCCTGCGGGACGCCGGGCGGCCGGCCGACGCGCTCGCCGGGTACGAGGACGCCCGCCGGACGCTCTCCGAACGCCTCGGCGCCGACCCCGGCCCCGAACTGCTCGGGCTGCACGCCGAGTTGCTGGCCGGCGCCCCGGCCCCGCCGCCGCCGGCGGTGGCCCCCGAGCCGCCCGGCGCGACCAACCTGCGTCCGCGCCTGACGAGTTTCGTCGGGCGCCAGGACGACCTGCGGGCGATCCGCGCCGCGCTCGCCGGCCACCGCCTGGTGACCCTCACCGGCACCGGGGGCGCCGGCAAGACGCGGCTGGCGGAACGGACCGGCTCCGCGCTGCTGGACGCGTACCCGGACGGGGTGTGGGTGGCAGAGCTGGCCCCGGTGGAGGAGCCCGGCGGCGTACCGCGGGCGGTGCTCAACGCGCTGGGGCGCAGCGACACCACCGTCTTCCCGGCCGCCGGACGCGAGCCGGCCGACCCCACCGCGCGGCTGCTGGAGCACTGCGCGCACCGCCGGACGCTGCTGGTGCTGGACAACTGCGAGCACCTGATCGGCGCCGCCGCCGAACTCGCCGAGGCGCTGCTCACCCGCTGCCCCGGGGTCACCGTGCTGGCCACCAGCCGGGAGCCGCTGGGGGTGCCGGGCGAAGTGGTCTGCCCGGTCGGCCCGTTGCCGCATCCGGTGGCCATCCGGCTGTTCGCCGAACGGGCCGAGGCGGTACGTCCCGGCTTCGCCGCCGACCCAGACGCCGACCCAGACGGCGACCCAGACGCCGACCCAGACGCCGACGCGGACCGGGAGGCGGTGGACGAGATCTGCCGCCGCCTGGACGGGCTGCCGCTGGCCATCGAACTCGCCGCGGCCCGCCTCCGTATCCTGACGCCCCGTCAGATCGCGGACCGGCTCGACGACCGCTTCCGGCTGCTGACCGGCGGCAGCCGCACCGTACTGCCCCGCCAGCAGACGCTGCGCGCGGTGGTCGACTGGAGCTGGGAACTGCTCACCCGGCGGGAACGCACCGTGCTGCGGCGGCTCGCGGTCTTCTCCGGCGGCTGCACGCTGGCCGCCGCCGAAGCGGTCTGCGCCGACGGCGAGGAGGTGACCGGGGCCGAGGTGCTCGACCTGATCGGCTCGCTGGTCGACAAGTCGCTGGTGGTCGCCGACCCGCTGCCGGACGGCACCCGGTTCCGGCTGCTGGAGACCATCGAGGAGTACGCGGCCGAACGCGCCGCCGAGCACCCGGCCGACCGGCAGGCCACCGCCGCCCGCCACACCGCCTGCTACCGCGCCCTCGTCGAGTCCACCGCCCCCCGGCTGCGCACCGCCGACCAGCTCGCCCGGCTCGACACCCTGGAAACCGAGATGGACAACGTGCGGGCCGCGCTGGGCCGCGCGGTCTCCGCCGGGGACGAAGCGACCGCGCTGGCCTTCACCGGCTCGCTCGGCTGGTTCTGGTGGCTGCGCGACTACCGCGAGGAGAGCGTCACCTGGCTGACCCGGGTCGCCGCCCTCGCCGAGGTGCCGGAGGACGAGGACGACCCGATGTTCTGGCCGCGGACGGACCTGCGGCTGACACTGTTCCTCCTCGCCTCCGACCGCGGGCACGTCCCCGGCATGAGCGACGAGGAGGCGCACGAGGCCGCCCGGCGGTTCCAGGCGGTCTACGGCCGCCCCGGCCCGCAGGCCGCCCGCTTCCCCGGACTGCTGTGGCCGTTCGCCGTCCTCCACATCGACGATCGGCACGACATGGGGGACCTCATCGGTGACGTGGTCGCCAACTGCCGTGCGTACGGCGGCGACTGGGAACTCGCCTGCGCGCTGGTCTTCCGTACCCACGTGACCGCCGACTCGCCCGGCGGCCTGACCGGGGCGGCGGCCGACTGGGCCGAACTCGACCGGCTCACCGCCCGCGTCGGCGACCGCTGGCTGCGCGCCCAGGTGCACGGCGCCGGTGCCGACGTGGCGCTCCACCGCGGCGAGTACGCCACCGCGCGCACCGAGTACGAGGCGGCGCTGCGGCTCTGCGCCGAACTGGGCGCGCACGGCGAGGTCGCGTCCCTGACGGCGCGGATGGGGGAGCTGTCCACCCGGCAGGGCGACGACGCCACGGCGACCGAACTGCTGGACCGGGCCGAACAGGCCGTCGAACGGTACGGCATCGGGGACAGCCGCACGTACATCCGGTGCGTCCGCAGCGGGATCGCGCTGCGCGCCGGCGACGTGGCGGGCGCCCGCGCGCTGTGCGACCTCGCCCGGGAGGACGCCGGCCGGGGCACGCCGCCGGCGCTCCTCACCGCGGTGCTGCGCGGCATCGAGGCCGAGATCCTGGTGGCCGAGGAACGGCCGGCCGAGGCGCTGCGGGCGGTCGGCGAGGCGGTACGGACGGTGGCGCCCGGGCACTGTCCGGACACCGTGCTCGCCTGGCTGGCCGAGGGCGGCGCCGGGGCGCTGCTCGCCCTCGGACGCCCCGGCCCCGCCGCCCGGCTGCTCGGCGCCGCCGACACGCTCCGCGGGGAGCTGCCCCGTTCGGTGCCGGAGGAACGTTCCGTCGCGCGCACCCGGCGCGGCGCCCGCGCGGCGCTGGGCGAGCCGGCGTACGCCGAGGCGCACGCCGGCGGCGTCCCGCTGGACATGGCCGGGGTGGCCGAAACCCTCCGACGGGAGGCCGGGTCAGCGGCAGTTGATGCGTGA
- a CDS encoding IS5/IS1182 family transposase, with protein sequence MSGVITASEPSWIAPFTGLSPRQFGKLITALRREGVDPVRKGRPWSLPLEDRVLLIAAYWRTNLTLRQLAPLFGVSKSAADRIIDHLGPALALQQRKRFRKDTVLIMDGTLVPTRDHTIAEQSKNYRYSTNHQVVIDADTRLVVAVGRPVAGNRNDCKAWELSGAKDAVGKTTVIADGGYRGTGLVIPHRREKGQTELPEWKEEHNASHRKVRARVEHVFARMKGWKILRDCRLKGDGVQHAMLGIARLHNLVLAG encoded by the coding sequence GTGTCTGGTGTGATCACGGCGTCTGAGCCCTCCTGGATAGCCCCGTTCACTGGGCTGAGCCCGCGCCAGTTCGGCAAGCTGATCACCGCGCTCCGGCGTGAGGGTGTGGACCCGGTGCGCAAGGGTCGGCCATGGAGCCTGCCGCTGGAGGACCGCGTGCTCCTGATCGCCGCGTACTGGCGGACGAACCTGACCCTGCGCCAACTGGCCCCGCTGTTCGGGGTGTCCAAGTCGGCGGCCGACCGCATCATCGACCACCTCGGGCCCGCGCTCGCGCTCCAGCAGCGCAAGCGGTTCCGCAAGGACACCGTGCTCATCATGGACGGCACCCTCGTTCCCACCCGTGACCACACCATCGCCGAGCAGTCCAAGAACTACCGGTACTCCACCAACCACCAGGTCGTCATCGACGCCGACACCCGGCTCGTCGTCGCGGTCGGCCGACCAGTCGCAGGCAACCGCAACGACTGCAAGGCGTGGGAGCTGTCCGGCGCGAAAGACGCCGTCGGCAAGACCACGGTCATCGCAGATGGCGGCTACCGGGGCACCGGCCTGGTCATCCCGCACCGCCGCGAGAAGGGCCAGACCGAACTCCCGGAATGGAAGGAGGAGCACAACGCCTCCCACCGCAAAGTCCGCGCCCGTGTAGAGCACGTCTTCGCCCGGATGAAGGGCTGGAAGATCCTTCGCGACTGCCGGCTGAAGGGCGACGGCGTCCAGCACGCCATGCTCGGCATCGCCCGCCTGCACAACCTCGTCCTTGCCGGGTGA
- a CDS encoding ATP-binding SpoIIE family protein phosphatase, producing the protein MNLTRWSARLPGTQRRAAAKSPATPSPATGSVPAARGTSPDRPGGPGQLSVHDVLGRVPALIAVTHGPDHRLAYVNDAYTDVFGPRTAGEPACDALPELAELGLLPLMDQVHRSGRPRTVKARKVTWVPHADGEARGSGAETGRAALGRGRPGAERHGYFTFTCTPLENGADGGVLVFAADVTDQVRSAERLRAGERLQREAAVTLQRSLLPQELEQPDDLRVAATYQPGGTDAAVGGDWYDVITLGAGRTALVIGDVMGRGVRAAAVMGQLRTAVRAYARLDLPPHEVIQLLDGLAAEIDATQIATCVYAVHDPSEGRLTYASAGHLPILVRDPDGTVHRTEGPTGPPLGTGGWLHTSGSLPLEPGATAVLYTDGLVERRDADIDEGVTALERALAGATGTPQVICDRLLRALGVTADHDDDVAVLVLQHPRRGGAEAELFRNATLELLGGVEAAPRARAFATGVLASWRFPVELRDLGVLAASELVANSLQHGTPPMRLRLRRTDRRLIIEVTDGDDHLPRRRRADPADEAGRGIAIVATIASGWGSRRTPGGGKTVWCEFALPRG; encoded by the coding sequence GTGAATCTGACGCGCTGGAGCGCCCGGCTCCCCGGAACACAGCGACGCGCCGCCGCCAAGTCGCCGGCCACCCCGTCGCCCGCCACCGGTTCCGTCCCCGCCGCCCGCGGCACCTCGCCCGACCGGCCCGGCGGCCCCGGGCAGCTCTCCGTCCACGACGTCCTGGGCCGCGTGCCCGCCCTGATCGCCGTCACCCACGGCCCCGACCACCGCCTCGCCTACGTCAACGACGCCTACACGGACGTCTTCGGCCCGCGCACCGCCGGCGAACCCGCCTGCGACGCCCTGCCCGAACTCGCCGAACTCGGCCTGCTGCCGCTGATGGACCAGGTGCACCGCAGCGGCCGGCCCCGCACCGTCAAGGCCCGCAAGGTCACCTGGGTACCGCACGCCGACGGCGAGGCCCGCGGCTCCGGCGCCGAAACCGGCCGCGCCGCCCTCGGCCGGGGCCGCCCCGGCGCCGAACGCCACGGCTACTTCACCTTCACCTGCACCCCGCTGGAGAACGGCGCCGACGGCGGGGTCCTGGTCTTCGCCGCCGACGTCACCGACCAGGTGCGCTCCGCCGAACGCCTGCGGGCCGGCGAACGCCTCCAGCGCGAGGCCGCGGTCACCCTGCAACGCAGCCTGCTCCCGCAGGAACTCGAACAGCCAGACGACCTCCGGGTGGCCGCCACCTACCAGCCCGGCGGCACCGACGCGGCCGTCGGTGGCGACTGGTACGACGTCATCACCCTCGGCGCCGGCCGCACCGCCCTGGTCATCGGCGACGTGATGGGCCGCGGCGTACGCGCCGCCGCCGTCATGGGCCAACTACGCACCGCGGTACGGGCCTACGCCCGGCTCGACCTGCCGCCGCACGAGGTGATCCAACTCCTCGACGGCCTCGCCGCCGAGATCGACGCCACCCAGATCGCCACCTGCGTCTACGCCGTCCACGACCCCAGCGAGGGCCGCCTGACCTACGCCTCCGCCGGCCACCTGCCGATCCTGGTACGCGACCCGGACGGCACCGTGCACCGCACCGAGGGGCCCACCGGACCACCCCTGGGCACCGGCGGCTGGCTGCACACCTCCGGCTCGCTGCCGCTGGAACCCGGCGCCACCGCCGTCCTCTACACCGACGGCCTGGTCGAACGGCGCGACGCCGACATCGACGAGGGCGTCACCGCCCTGGAACGCGCCCTGGCCGGCGCCACCGGCACCCCGCAGGTCATCTGCGACCGGCTGCTGCGCGCGCTCGGCGTCACCGCCGACCACGACGACGACGTGGCCGTCCTCGTCCTCCAGCACCCCCGCCGCGGCGGCGCCGAGGCCGAACTCTTCCGCAACGCCACCCTCGAACTCCTCGGCGGCGTCGAAGCCGCCCCACGCGCCCGCGCCTTCGCCACCGGCGTCCTCGCCTCCTGGCGGTTCCCGGTGGAACTGCGCGACCTCGGGGTGCTCGCCGCCAGTGAGCTGGTGGCCAACTCGTTGCAGCACGGGACGCCCCCCATGCGGTTGCGGCTCCGCCGCACCGACCGGCGCCTGATCATCGAGGTCACCGACGGGGACGACCACCTCCCCCGGCGCCGCCGCGCCGACCCGGCCGACGAGGCGGGCCGGGGGATCGCGATCGTCGCCACGATCGCCTCGGGGTGGGGGTCACGGCGGACGCCGGGGGGTGGGAAGACCGTCTGGTGCGAGTTCGCCCTCCCGCGGGGATAG
- a CDS encoding NAD(P)/FAD-dependent oxidoreductase, producing the protein MKEPARILVVGGGYVGMYTALRLQRKLARELRDGSVEILVVSADPYMTYQPFLPEAAAGSIAPAHVVVPLRRVLPRCTVVVGDARRIDHARRTAWVSTLATRSEGGGDLEIGYDELVLAPGSVSRTLPVPGLADHGIGFKTVEEAVGLRNHVLAQLDLASSTRDVEVRDAALTFVFVGGGFAGVQALGELADMAGYATRYFHNVAADDLRWVLVEAADRILPEVGEDMGRWTVRQLRGRGVDVRLETRLENCEKRVASLSDGARFPTRTLVWTAGVKPHPVVAATDLPRDTAGRLRVTATLRLAETEHAWAAGDAAAVPDLTAGHPGAVCPATAQHAVRQARTLADNLAATLRGREPAEYRHRAAGAVASLGLHKGVGHLYGRQLKGYPAWLMHRVYHLRRVPTVNRKARVLADWTLAALFKREIAALGSYENPRAAFELAAGGERHPEG; encoded by the coding sequence GTGAAGGAGCCCGCACGGATTCTCGTGGTCGGCGGCGGATACGTCGGCATGTACACCGCGCTGCGCCTCCAGCGGAAACTGGCGCGCGAGCTGCGGGACGGCAGCGTGGAGATCCTGGTGGTCTCCGCCGACCCCTACATGACGTACCAGCCGTTCCTTCCCGAGGCCGCGGCGGGCTCGATCGCGCCCGCGCACGTCGTGGTGCCGCTGCGCCGGGTGCTGCCGCGGTGCACCGTCGTGGTCGGCGACGCCCGCCGGATCGACCACGCCCGGCGCACGGCCTGGGTCTCCACCCTGGCCACCCGCAGCGAGGGCGGCGGCGACCTGGAGATCGGCTACGACGAACTGGTGCTCGCCCCCGGCTCGGTCTCCCGCACCCTGCCCGTCCCCGGCCTGGCCGACCACGGCATCGGCTTCAAGACCGTCGAGGAGGCCGTCGGGCTGCGCAACCACGTCCTCGCCCAGCTCGACCTCGCCTCCTCCACGCGGGACGTCGAGGTGCGCGACGCCGCGCTCACCTTCGTCTTCGTCGGCGGCGGCTTCGCCGGGGTGCAGGCGCTGGGGGAGCTGGCGGACATGGCCGGGTACGCCACCCGTTACTTCCACAACGTCGCCGCCGACGACCTGCGCTGGGTGCTGGTCGAGGCGGCCGACCGCATCCTGCCCGAGGTCGGCGAGGACATGGGCCGCTGGACGGTACGCCAACTGCGCGGCCGGGGCGTCGACGTACGGCTGGAGACCCGCCTGGAGAACTGCGAGAAACGCGTCGCCAGCCTCAGCGACGGCGCCCGCTTCCCCACCCGCACCCTGGTGTGGACCGCGGGCGTCAAACCCCACCCGGTGGTCGCCGCCACCGACCTGCCGCGCGACACCGCCGGCCGGCTGCGGGTCACCGCCACCCTGCGGCTGGCGGAGACCGAACACGCCTGGGCGGCCGGGGACGCCGCCGCCGTACCCGACCTCACCGCCGGTCACCCCGGCGCGGTCTGCCCGGCCACCGCCCAGCACGCGGTACGCCAGGCGAGGACGCTCGCCGACAACCTGGCCGCCACCCTGCGCGGCCGGGAACCGGCCGAATACCGCCACCGGGCGGCCGGTGCCGTCGCCTCGCTCGGCCTCCACAAGGGCGTGGGCCATCTGTACGGCCGTCAGCTCAAGGGCTACCCTGCGTGGCTCATGCACCGCGTCTACCACCTGCGCCGGGTGCCCACGGTGAACCGCAAGGCCCGGGTCCTCGCCGACTGGACCCTGGCCGCCCTCTTCAAACGGGAGATCGCCGCCCTGGGGTCGTACGAGAACCCGCGTGCCGCGTTCGAGCTGGCGGCGGGCGGCGAGAGACATCCGGAGGGCTGA
- a CDS encoding TetR/AcrR family transcriptional regulator, with the protein MHIQDPQWATAAAIGTNGERPVFGTRPVGTRTAPLRVDAQRNLEHVLRAAREVFGELGYGAPMEDVARRARVGVGTVYRRFPSKDVLVRRIAAEETARLTEQARAALGQEDDPWAALSRFLRTSAASGAGRLLPPQVLRVDAEPVAAANGTAAARVPQQREAPQADPSLPLGRRPAAPLGPEHDDAGVAALLSVVGQLVERARTAGELRADVAVTDVLLVIATPAPALPDPAQQAAASARLLEILLDGLRSRPAVRA; encoded by the coding sequence ATGCACATTCAGGACCCTCAGTGGGCGACCGCGGCGGCCATCGGCACCAACGGGGAGCGGCCGGTCTTCGGCACGCGGCCCGTCGGGACCCGTACGGCGCCGCTGCGGGTGGACGCCCAGCGGAATCTGGAACACGTGCTGCGGGCCGCGCGCGAGGTCTTCGGCGAGCTGGGTTACGGGGCGCCGATGGAGGACGTGGCGCGGCGGGCCCGGGTCGGGGTGGGCACCGTCTACCGGCGGTTCCCCAGCAAGGACGTGCTGGTGCGGCGGATCGCGGCGGAGGAGACGGCGCGGCTGACCGAGCAGGCGCGGGCGGCGCTGGGTCAGGAGGACGATCCGTGGGCCGCGCTCTCCCGCTTCCTGCGGACCTCGGCGGCGTCCGGGGCCGGGCGGCTGCTGCCGCCGCAGGTGCTGCGGGTGGACGCGGAGCCGGTGGCGGCGGCCAACGGTACGGCGGCGGCCCGGGTGCCGCAGCAGCGGGAGGCGCCGCAGGCCGATCCGTCCCTCCCGCTCGGCCGGCGGCCGGCCGCGCCGCTGGGGCCGGAGCACGACGACGCCGGGGTGGCCGCGCTGCTGTCGGTGGTGGGCCAGCTGGTCGAACGGGCGCGGACGGCGGGCGAGTTGCGTGCCGACGTGGCCGTCACCGACGTGCTGCTGGTGATCGCGACGCCGGCGCCGGCGCTGCCCGATCCGGCCCAGCAGGCGGCGGCCTCGGCCCGGTTGCTGGAGATCCTGCTGGACGGGCTGCGGTCCCGTCCGGCGGTGCGGGCCTGA
- a CDS encoding sigma-70 family RNA polymerase sigma factor: MADGLVDGLVPAQREHPDGTVSDADLVARVRGGDDSAYEELYRRHADAVRRYARGCCRDAHTAEDLTGEVFARTLQAVRGGSGPESAVRAYLLTTVRRVAASWAGTAKREQLVEDFATFSVAAAGTTVPGADVRAMRQAERSLAVQAFRTLPERWQAVLWHTAVEDESPSEVAPLLGLTANATAVLAHRAREGLRQAYLQAHVNASLTAGGACARYADRLGAHARGALRLRADRELRKHLADCPRCRAAAADLADLNARLKSVLPVAVIGWFAGVGVVKGAAAGVAGAAGAAGAGAAGAAGAAGATGVVGASGAAGAAGAAGVSGATGAAGVAGASGAAGAAGAAGTGGAAGVSGATAAAGASGAAGSSGVVGAAGAGGAAGTAGAAGSAGSAGAVAGSHGVAGAAGASGSAGAASAAGATATGTGGATGTAGAVAGAHGAAGAAGASSATGAAGAVAGAHGAAGVAGASGTAGASGAAGAAGTAGSTGAAGAVAGSHGIAGAAGASGVVGASGTAGASGAASTVGTAGAVGASGAAGASGAASTAGAASTAATAGATGATGSTGAVAGAHGIAGVTGTTGAAGAAGSSAISHGAAGSAAGAHGIAGAASTAGATGSTGAAAGAAGAHGAAAATGATGAAGTAGTAAATGATGTAGTTTATGATGSAGASGTTGGVGGLGGGAKAGIAGGLVVAAAGAALAVGLLGGSGPVPKPQARPSVAAPVTRPAGSAPAIPAGPSASAPARLAVPVTRPPVRQAVARPVPSHRAEPRPSASPPMSPTPAPPSPRPRPTPPRTPAPVVFAVERLAYAGSGSGADAPTVRPSESGWMWQRDGLAIVHAPSSVLIDLNRACTSFDAVAGLDRLSMGLGAVRFLVYGDQSLLYASRVADGGSGAVPVHADLTGHRTLRLVVARADGEGMVDMADWAASRINCR; this comes from the coding sequence TTGGCCGACGGCCTGGTCGACGGCTTGGTCCCGGCGCAGCGCGAGCACCCCGACGGCACGGTGTCCGACGCCGACCTGGTGGCCCGGGTGCGCGGCGGGGACGACAGCGCGTACGAGGAGCTGTACCGGCGGCACGCCGACGCCGTACGCCGGTACGCCCGTGGCTGCTGCCGGGACGCGCACACCGCCGAGGATCTGACCGGCGAGGTCTTCGCCCGCACGCTCCAGGCGGTACGCGGCGGCAGCGGACCGGAGTCGGCGGTGCGGGCGTATCTCCTCACCACCGTGCGACGGGTCGCGGCCTCCTGGGCCGGCACCGCCAAACGGGAGCAACTGGTCGAAGACTTCGCCACGTTCTCGGTGGCGGCGGCGGGCACCACGGTGCCGGGCGCGGACGTCCGCGCCATGCGGCAGGCCGAACGCTCCCTCGCCGTCCAGGCGTTCCGCACCCTGCCGGAACGATGGCAGGCGGTGCTGTGGCACACGGCCGTCGAGGACGAATCGCCCAGCGAGGTCGCCCCCCTGCTCGGACTGACCGCCAACGCCACCGCCGTCCTCGCCCACCGCGCCCGCGAAGGGCTGCGCCAGGCCTACCTCCAGGCACACGTCAACGCCTCACTCACCGCCGGCGGCGCCTGCGCCCGCTACGCCGACCGCCTCGGCGCCCACGCCCGCGGCGCCCTCCGCCTCCGCGCCGACCGCGAACTCCGCAAACACCTCGCCGACTGCCCCCGCTGCCGCGCGGCAGCCGCCGACCTGGCGGACCTCAACGCCCGCCTGAAGAGCGTGCTTCCGGTTGCCGTGATCGGGTGGTTCGCGGGGGTGGGGGTGGTGAAGGGGGCCGCGGCGGGGGTGGCGGGAGCCGCCGGGGCGGCGGGGGCCGGTGCGGCGGGGGCCGCGGGTGCGGCCGGGGCCACGGGCGTTGTGGGTGCTTCCGGGGCGGCGGGAGCCGCTGGAGCCGCAGGGGTTTCCGGGGCGACCGGGGCCGCGGGCGTGGCCGGAGCGTCTGGGGCGGCGGGTGCGGCGGGCGCCGCTGGAACCGGGGGTGCCGCGGGGGTTTCCGGTGCGACGGCCGCCGCCGGTGCGTCTGGTGCTGCCGGATCGTCGGGTGTGGTGGGGGCGGCCGGGGCCGGCGGGGCCGCGGGTACCGCCGGAGCAGCCGGAAGCGCCGGGAGCGCGGGGGCCGTTGCGGGCTCCCACGGCGTCGCCGGTGCGGCGGGAGCTTCCGGGAGCGCGGGGGCGGCCAGTGCCGCAGGAGCCACCGCGACGGGGACGGGAGGAGCAACCGGGACCGCCGGAGCCGTTGCCGGGGCGCACGGAGCCGCCGGTGCCGCCGGAGCGTCCAGTGCGACTGGAGCCGCCGGAGCCGTCGCGGGGGCCCACGGCGCCGCCGGGGTGGCCGGGGCGTCCGGCACGGCGGGAGCGTCCGGTGCCGCCGGGGCCGCCGGAACAGCCGGGAGCACCGGTGCCGCCGGAGCCGTCGCGGGTTCGCATGGCATCGCTGGAGCCGCCGGAGCCTCCGGTGTGGTGGGTGCTTCCGGGACCGCCGGGGCCAGTGGGGCAGCCAGCACGGTGGGGACCGCCGGGGCCGTGGGAGCTTCCGGTGCAGCAGGTGCTTCCGGGGCCGCCAGTACCGCTGGAGCAGCCAGTACGGCGGCGACTGCCGGGGCCACGGGAGCAACCGGAAGCACCGGAGCCGTCGCCGGAGCCCACGGCATCGCCGGTGTCACCGGGACCACCGGCGCGGCCGGAGCCGCCGGAAGCAGCGCGATCTCCCATGGCGCGGCCGGGAGCGCTGCGGGTGCCCACGGCATCGCCGGTGCGGCGAGTACGGCGGGGGCCACCGGAAGCACCGGAGCCGCCGCAGGGGCCGCGGGAGCCCACGGCGCCGCCGCCGCAACCGGCGCGACCGGCGCCGCCGGGACAGCCGGAACCGCCGCTGCCACCGGCGCGACCGGCACCGCCGGAACCACCACTGCCACCGGCGCGACCGGGAGCGCCGGGGCAAGCGGAACCACCGGGGGTGTCGGGGGGTTGGGCGGGGGGGCCAAGGCGGGGATCGCGGGGGGGCTGGTGGTGGCGGCGGCCGGGGCGGCGTTGGCGGTGGGGTTGCTCGGCGGGTCCGGGCCGGTCCCGAAGCCGCAGGCCCGGCCGTCCGTGGCGGCGCCGGTGACCCGTCCGGCCGGGTCCGCCCCGGCCATCCCGGCCGGTCCGTCCGCGTCCGCCCCCGCGCGGCTCGCGGTTCCGGTGACCCGGCCGCCGGTCCGCCAGGCGGTCGCGCGTCCCGTTCCGTCGCACCGTGCGGAGCCGCGCCCCAGCGCATCGCCCCCGATGTCACCGACGCCGGCGCCGCCCTCACCGCGGCCCCGGCCCACCCCGCCCCGAACCCCGGCGCCGGTCGTCTTCGCGGTGGAGCGGCTCGCGTACGCCGGGTCCGGTTCGGGGGCCGACGCGCCGACCGTGCGCCCCTCGGAGTCCGGCTGGATGTGGCAGCGCGACGGGCTGGCCATCGTGCACGCGCCCTCGTCCGTCCTGATCGACCTCAACCGCGCGTGCACCTCCTTCGACGCGGTGGCCGGGCTCGACCGGCTGTCGATGGGGCTGGGCGCGGTGCGCTTCCTCGTCTACGGCGACCAGTCGCTGCTGTACGCCTCGCGGGTGGCGGACGGCGGTTCCGGCGCGGTGCCGGTCCACGCCGACCTCACCGGGCACCGCACGCTGCGGCTGGTGGTGGCCCGCGCCGACGGGGAGGGCATGGTGGACATGGCCGACTGGGCGGCGTCACGCATCAACTGCCGCTGA